In one window of Primulina tabacum isolate GXHZ01 chromosome 8, ASM2559414v2, whole genome shotgun sequence DNA:
- the LOC142553023 gene encoding putative WRKY transcription factor 53 codes for MEKVGIWDQETVIGELTQGREYANQLQKELNPPATSREACAFLLQRILSSYDNALSLLEYMALLGYGERLSKNSAFSISESPVSFEGIHRSEASDTDSNDQIRVSKRRKTLPKLSEQMRVCSETGVGNDGYNWRKYGQKDIQGATHPR; via the exons ATGGAGAAAGTGGGAATTTGGGATCAAGAGACTGTGATCGGTGAGCTAACTCAAGGGAGGGAATATGCAAATCAGCTGCAAAAGGAGCTTAATCCCCCTGCTACTTCAAGAGAGGCCTGTGCTTTTCTACTGCAGAGGATACTTTCTTCTTACGATAATGCTTTGAGTCTGCTTGAGTACATGGCTTTACTTGGATATGGAGAACGCCTTTCGAAAAATTCTGCTTTCAGTATATCGGAGTCACCTGTTTCGTTTGAGGGTATCCACCGGAGTGAAGCATCGGACACGGATTCTAATGATCAAATCCGCGTTTCGAAGAGAAG AAAGACACTGCCAAAATTGAGTGAACAAATGCGGGTTTGCTCCGAGACAGGAGTTGGAAATGACGGCTATAATTGGAGGAAATATGGACAGAAAGATATTCAGGGGGCTACTCATCCAAGGTGA